The Carassius auratus strain Wakin linkage group LG30F, ASM336829v1, whole genome shotgun sequence genome contains a region encoding:
- the LOC113068018 gene encoding angiopoietin-related protein 2-like, with protein sequence MSVLNLKRFLLALLTITLSRPDSASLGFAEEFESRDDVLESEFMYASRPKRSADPPSASDPDKCSYTFIVPQRKNTGAICVNSKEPEALLENRVNKQELELLNGELHKQRRQIETLQQLVEVDGGVVNEVKLLRKESRNMNARVTQLYMQLLHEIIRKRDNALEVSQLENRVLNHTSEMQQLTARYRDLEHKYQHLASLASNQSTIIVQLEEQCRRGGFVGVGGRGAGVGLGAGGGGGGGVVRQTQPYQPPAILPQPPQHRQPPPPPVHHTPVRPFHPPTYTRNNNQITNEIQSDQNVKAMPPALPTVLSETHSSSTDKPSGPFKDCLQALEEGHANSGMFLVKPENTNKLMQVWCDQRHDPGGWTVIQRRMDGSVNFFRNWETYKQGFGNIDGEYWLGLENIYWLTNQGNYKLLVTLEDWSGRKTFAEYASFRLETEADFYRLRVGRYHGNAGDSLTWHNGKQFTTLDRDHDVYTGNCAHYQKGGWWYNACAHSNLNGVWYRGGHYRSRYQDGVYWAEFRGGSYSLKKVTMMIRPNPNTFH encoded by the exons ATGAGTGTCCTCAATCTGAAGCGCTTTCTTCTGGCCCTGCTGACCATCACCCTGTCCAGACCTGACTCTGCTTCGCTTGGGTTCGCCGAGGAGTTCGAAAGCAGAGACGATGTTCTCGAAAGCGAGTTCATGTACGCCAGTCGTCCCAAGCGCTCTGCCGACCCTCCCAGCGCCTCGGACCCTGACAAATGCTCCTACACCTTCATCGTGCCTCAGCGCAAGAACACGGGCGCCATCTGCGTGAACTCCAAAGAGCCGGAAGCCCTGCTGGAGAACCGCGTGAACAAGCAGGAGCTGGAGCTGCTGAACGGAGAGCTGCACAAGCAGCGGCGGCAGATCGAGACGCTGCAGCAGCTGGTGGAGGTGGACGGCGGCGTGGTCAACGAGGTCAAGCTGCTTCGCAAGGAGTCGCGCAACATGAACGCCCGGGTCACGCAGCTCTACATGCAGCTGCTGCACGAGATCATCCGCAAGAGAGACAATGCGCTGGAGGTTTCTCAGCTGGAGAACCGCGTGCTGAATCACACGTCAGAGATGCAGCAGTTAACCGCACGCTATCGGGATCTGGAGCACAAATACCAGCACCTTGCATCGCTTGCCAGCAATCAAAGCACAATCATAGTGCAGCTAGAAGAGCAGTGCAGGAGAGGAGGCTTTGTTGGTGTTGGTGGACGTGGTGCTGGTGTTGGTCTTGGTGCTGGTGGTGGTGGAGGAGGTGGTGTTGTTCGTCAAACACAACCTTACCAGCCACCTGCAATCCTCCCGCAGCCTCCACAACATCGCCAGCCACCTCCGCCTCCGGTGCACCATACCCCCGTCAGGCCTTTCCACCCGCCAACCTACACCCGAAACAACAACCAGATCACCAATGAAATCCAGAGCGACCAGAACGTCAAAGCAATGCCACCGGCTTTACCTACGGTGCTTTCAGAAACACACAGCTCCTCCACAGATAAACCCTCAG GGCCGTTCAAAGATTGTTTACAGGCTCTAGAGGAAGGACACGCCAACAGCGGCATGTTTCTGGTGAAGCCGGAGAACACCAACAAACTGATGCAGGTCTGGTGTGACCAGAGACACGACCCCGGCGGCTGGACCGTCATACAGCGACGCATGGACGGATCGGTCAACTTCTTCAGAAACTGGGAGACTTATAAG CAAGGATTTGGGAACATTGATGGTGAATACTGGCTTGGTTTGGAGAACATCTACTGGCTGACCAATCAGGGCAACTATAAGCTGCTGGTGACGCTGGAGGACTGGTCAGGGAGGAAGACGTTCGCAGAATACGCCAGTTTCCGACTGGAGACGGAGGCGGATTTCTACAGGCTGCGGGTGGGCCGTTATCATGGAAACGCCGGGGATTCACTCACCTGGCACAATGGGAAACAGTTCACGACGCTGGACAGAGATCACGACGTGTACACAG GAAACTGTGCCCACTATCAGAAGGGTGGCTGGTGGTACAACGCTTGCGCCCACTCCAACCTGAACGGCGTGTGGTACCGCGGAGGTCATTACCGCAGCCGATACCAGGATGGAGTTTACTGGGCCGAGTTCCGCGGAGGATCGTATTCCTTGAAGAAGGTCACTATGATGATCCGACCGAATCCCAACACTTTCCATTAG